A single region of the Streptomyces sp. NBC_01262 genome encodes:
- a CDS encoding DNA-directed RNA polymerase subunit alpha, whose product MLIAQRPSLTEEVVDEFRSRFVIEPLEPGFGYTLGNSLRRTLLSSIPGAAVTSIRIDGVLHEFTTVPGVKEDVTDLILNIKQLVVSSEHDEPVVMYLRKQGPGVVTAADIAPPAGVEVHNPDLVLSTLNAKGKLEMELTVERGRGYVSAVQNKQQGQEIGRIPVDSIYSPVLKVTYKVEATRVEQRTDFDKLIVDVETKQAMRPRDAMASAGKTLVELFGLARELNVDAEGIDMGPSPTDAALAADLALPIEELELTVRSYNCLKREGIHSVGELVARSEADLLDIRNFGAKSIDEVKAKLAGMGLALKDSPPGFDPTAAADAFGADDDVDAGFVETEQY is encoded by the coding sequence ATGCTGATCGCTCAGCGCCCCTCGTTGACCGAAGAGGTCGTCGACGAATTCCGCTCCCGGTTCGTGATCGAGCCGCTGGAGCCGGGCTTCGGCTACACCCTCGGCAACTCTCTCCGCCGTACGCTCCTCTCCTCGATCCCCGGTGCAGCAGTAACGAGCATCCGGATCGACGGGGTCCTGCACGAGTTCACCACCGTGCCGGGCGTCAAGGAGGACGTCACCGACCTCATCCTCAACATCAAGCAGCTGGTCGTCTCCTCGGAGCACGACGAGCCGGTCGTGATGTACCTGCGCAAGCAGGGCCCGGGTGTGGTCACCGCCGCCGACATCGCGCCTCCGGCCGGTGTCGAGGTGCACAACCCCGACCTGGTTCTGTCCACCCTGAACGCCAAGGGCAAGCTGGAGATGGAGCTGACCGTCGAGCGCGGTCGCGGCTACGTCTCCGCGGTGCAGAACAAGCAGCAGGGCCAGGAGATCGGCCGCATCCCGGTCGACTCCATCTACAGCCCGGTGCTCAAGGTCACGTACAAGGTCGAGGCGACCCGTGTCGAGCAGCGCACCGACTTCGACAAGCTGATCGTCGACGTCGAGACCAAGCAGGCCATGCGCCCGCGTGACGCGATGGCCTCGGCCGGCAAGACCCTGGTCGAGCTGTTCGGCCTGGCCCGCGAGCTCAACGTCGACGCCGAGGGCATCGACATGGGCCCGTCCCCGACGGACGCCGCTCTGGCGGCGGACCTCGCGCTCCCGATCGAGGAACTCGAGCTCACCGTCCGTTCGTACAACTGCCTCAAGCGCGAGGGCATCCACTCCGTGGGCGAGCTCGTGGCCCGCAGCGAGGCGGACCTGCTCGACATCCGCAACTTCGGTGCAAAGTCGATCGACGAGGTCAAGGCGAAGCTGGCCGGCATGGGCCTGGCCCTCAAGGACAGCCCGCCCGGATTCGACCCCACCGCCGCCGCCGACGCCTTCGGCGCCGACGACGACGTGGACGCCGGCTTCGTGGAGACCGAGCAGTACTAG